CGGGCGGTACATCCTCATCGCCACGAGCCGGCCGGGCAGCCAGCCGGCGAACCTGCAGGGGGTCTGGAACCCCTCGATCAACCCGGCGTGGGGGTCGAACTGGACGATCAACTGCAACGCCCAGATGAACTACTGGCCGGCCGAGGCCGCGAACCTGGCCGAGTGCCACGAGCCGCTGCTGGAGCTGACGCGCGAACTGAGTGAGAACGGGGCGCGGGTGGCGCGCGACCACTACTCCGCCCGGGGCTGGGTCTCGCACCAGGGCACCGACCTCTGGCGCTACGCGCAGCCGGTGGGCAGCAACCCGCAGTGGTCGAACTTCGTGGCCAGCAACGCCTGGCTGAGCCAGCACCTCTGGGAGCACTATGCCTTCTCCGGCGATCTCGAGGACCTGCGCCGGGCGTGGCCGACGATCCGTGATGCCGCGAGCTTCCACCTGGACATGCTGGTCGAGGAACCGGAGCATGGCTGGCTGGTGACCGCCCCGGACATCAACTTCGAGAACATCTGGGTGGCACCGGATGGCACCACGGGCTCGCTGGCAATGGGCACCACGCCGACGATGCAGATGGTGCGCGAGCTGTTCACGCATGTGCTCGCTGCCTCGCGACTGCTCGGCGAGGCAGGCGAGCTGGCCGCGGAGATCGAGGCGGCGCTGCCACGGCTGGCGCCGATGCAGATCAGCCCCGCCACCGGGCAGCTGCAGGAATACCTGGAGGACTGGGGGCGGACGATGAAGGCGGAGGTGCTCTCCAGCTGGGGCGCGGTGGCCAGCGCGCAGATCCACCCGCGGCGCACGCCGGAGCTGGCGGCGGGCCTGCGGCGGATCTTCGACACCGAGCGCTGGTGGGAGGAGAAGAAGGACCCGCTGAAGGGCCCGTGCCTGGGGAGCTGGGAGGGCGGCTTCCAGGCGATGGCCTACGCCCGGCTCGGTGACGGCGATGCGGCGCTGCGGGTGTTCGACCTGCATCTGCAGAAGGCGGTCCAGCCCAACCTCGGCTCGAAGTTCATCGGGCACTCCCCGACGAACCCGATGTTCCAGATCGACGGCAACCTCGGCCAGACCAGTGCCGTGAACGAGATGCTGCTGCAGAGCCACGTGCACGACGGCGTGTACGAGCTCGACCTGCTGCCGGCACTACCGGGCCAGTGGGCCGACGGCGAGGTGCGCGGACTGCGCGGGCGCGGCGGGTTCGAGGTGGACCTGCGCTGGCGTGGCGGGGCGCTCGAGTCCGCGACTATCCGGGCGGTCACCGGCACGACCACGCGGGTCCGCTACCGCGAGCGCACGCTGGACGTGACCCTGGCCCCCGGCGAGCAGATCCGTCTCAGCCAGGACCTGGCGCTTGTGGTGTGATTCCGGTGCACCTGGTGCATCGGAATCACACCACAGTCCGTCGCGTCAGTGCTCCCAGAGTGTGGCGAGCGGCAGCGCCCAGAGCCGGCCACCGAAGGGAACGGCACGAGTCCCCGTGTACAGGACCACCCCGGCGACGAACCGCTGACCCACCTTGTCGCGGAGAAGCTCCAGACCACGGAAGTCACCCGCGCCGACCGTCGCCGCAGACTTCACCTCGACCCCGACCACCTCGCGGCGACGATCCTCAAGCACGATGTCGACCTCACGACCGTGGTTGTCGCGGTAGTGGGACAGTGAGTAGGACTTCTGCGACCACGCGCGTTGCTTCACGAGTTCTCCGACCACGAAGCCCTCGACGAATCCACCAGTGAGCGTCGACGACACCTCGCGCTCGAGACCCTCGACGTCGACTCCGGCGAGATGGGCCGCAAGGCCGGTGTCGCTCAGATACACCTTCGGGGCCCGCACCGCACGAGCTGCCCTGTTGTTCGACCAGCCCGGGACGACGCGGATCAGGTAGACGGACTGCATCGCCCGGAGGTAGGCGGGAACGGAACGCTCCGGTATGTCGACCTCTCGCGCGACTCTCGCTGCGACGAACTCGCTGCCATTGCGTGCAGCCAGAACATCGAGCAGCGGGCCGAGGCGATCCACGTATGAGATCCCGGAGACATCGGTGGTGTCCTTCGAGAGCACGCGATCGGCGTAGTTTTCCATCCATCGGCCGCGGGCACGGGCGGGCGCCTCGCGTAGTTCCGGGAATGAGGGGGCAGTCGCAATCTCCAGGTAGTCGCGCCGAGTGTACGCAGGGCGATCCGCAGGCACCTCGGTCGGCAATCTCCAGGCGTACGCTGCGAAGTCCTCGACCCGCCCTGCCACCTCACCCCGGCTGAGGCCCTCGAGCGGAATGGTCTGCGCGCGTCCCGCCAACGATTCCTGCGCGCCCCGCAGCGACAGCAGGTCGGCTGAACCCGTCACGATGAAGCGGCCTGGTCGCCGATCCTGGTCGACTGCTGCCTTCAACGAGGTGAGCAGCGCGGGGACACGCTGGATCTCGTCGATGGCGAGCAAACCGTCCGGATACTGCATCGCGAACCCATCAGGATCGCGCTCAGCGGCGGCGCGATCGACGGCGAGATCCAGGTTGATCGTGCGCGCGTTGCGGCCCGAGATGAGTTGTTGCATCAGGGTGCTCTTGCCTACCTGGCGGGCGCCACTGATCACCGTGACCGGCGTGTCCGCGAGGGTCTCCGCCACGAGATCGCTCGCGTTTCGACGGATGAGATCGGGCGTCATAGGTCCCAGGCTAGACCTCGTTCTGCGGATTCGCCAGGCTAACGTTGCGGATCCGCCGGGCTTTTGTTGCGGATTCGCCACCCTCCCGTTGCGGATCTGCCGCGCCCCGCTCTCGCCGGGCGGGCCACGCTCAGGCCACCACCCGCCGGTGCTGTCCGTGCCCGAGGATCTCCGGCTCCGCGCCCGGCAGCTCCAGCACACCCTCGGTCCCCACCGGCACGGTCACCTCGACCGTCAGCTCACCGCCGGCGAGCTCCCATCGGATCGCGGCCTCGCCGTACGGCGTCAGGTGCCGCGCCGAGGCGTGGGTCAACCCGCCGCCGGGCCGCGGGGCGAACCGGATCCGGCGATACCCGGGCTCCGCGGGCGCCAGCCCCGCCACCACCCGGTGCAGCCAGTCGGCCACCGCGCCGAGCGCGTAGTGGTTGAAGGAGGTCATCTTGCCCGGGTTCACGGTGCCATCGGGCAGCATCGAGTCCCACCGCTCCCACACCGTGGTCGCGCCCTGCTCCACCTGATACAGCCAGCTGGGGCACTCGCGCTCCTGCAACAGCCCGTAGGCGGTCTCCAGCTCCCCGGCCGAGGTCAGCGCATCGGTCACCAGCGGCGTGCCGACGAACCCGGTCGCGATCCGGTGCCCGGCCTCACGCACCAGCTCGGCCAGCCGCCGTCCGGCAACCTCCCGCTGGGCGGGGGTGAGCAGGTCGAACTCCAGCCCGAGCGCGTAAGCGGTGACGGCGTCGCTGGTCATCCGTCCGTCGGGCAGCACGTAGGCGGCACGGAAGGCCTCGGCGACGGCGTCCGCGAGCGCCCGGTAGCGCGCCGCGTCCTCCGTCTTGCCCAACCGCTCGGCCGTCTGGGCCATCAACCGCGAGGACCGCGCGAAGTACGCGGTCGCCACCAGGTACCGGTCGGTGCGCGCATCGGCCGGGTCGTCCGGCGGTGCCGCCGGATCGAGCCAGTCGCCGAGCTGGAAGCCCTCGTCCCACAGGTGGTCGTCCCCGGCGAGCCGGTCCACCAGATCCACCCACCGGGTCGCGCTGCCGTACTGGGTCTCGAGCACCCCGGCGTCACCGAAGCGCTGATACAAGGTCCACGGCAGCATGGTCGCCACATCACCCCAGGCGGCGCCAGGGCGGATCGGGGTCCACATCCGGTGCGCCGGGATCACCGGCACGTACCAGGGCACGGTGCCATCGGGCAGCTGATCGGCCTCGACGTCGCGCAGCCAGCCGGCAAGCATCCCGGAGACGTCGAACAGGAACGAGGCGGTCGGCCCGAACACCTGGATATCCCCGGTCCACCCGGCACGCTCGTCCCGCTGCGGGCAGTCGGTGGGCACGTCGACGAAGTTGGAGCGCATCCCCCAGACGATGTTCTCGTGCAGCTTGCTCACCAGCTCGTCGGAGCACGCGAACCAGCCGGTGCGCTCGACGTCGGTGTGCAGCACCCGGGCCGCCAAAGCGCCGGCGGCCACATCGGCATCGAGATCGCCCGGCCAGCCGTCCACCTCCACGTACCGGAACCCGTGGAAGGTGAACCGCGGCTCCCACTCCTCCGTCTCGCGCCCGGCCAGGGTGTAGTGATCGGTGGAGCGCGCCGAACGCAGCGGCCGGGTGTACAGCTCCCCCTCCTGCAGCACCTCGGCGGTGCGCAGCCGCACTGTGGTCCCCGCCGGACCGCTCACCCGGAGGCGCACGCGGCCGGCGAGGTTCTGACCGAAGTCGAGGATGCGGTTCCCGGCCGGCGAGGTGAGCACCTCAACCGGCCGGACTTCTTCGGTGCATCGGACCGGCGGCGCCGTCGGGGCCACCAGCGTGGCGGGGTCGCGGTAGCGCACGGCCACCTGCTCCCAGGCGCCGTCGTCGAACCCGGGAGCGGACCAGCCGGCCTGCTCCAGCCGGGCGTCGTAGTCCTCGCCGTCGTAGATGCCCGAGCGCAGGATCGGACTCGGCGCGGTGCGCCAACTGCGGTCGGTGGCGATGGTCTCGGTGCGCCCGTCGGTGTAGGTCACCTCGAGCTGGCCGAGGAAGGACAGATCCTCACCGAAGACGTTCCGGAACCCCTCGTACCAGCCGATCCGCCCGCGGTACCAGCCGTCCGCCAGCCAGGCCCCGACGGCGTTGCCTCCCGGGCGTAGCAGCTCGGTGACGTCGTAGGTGTAGTACCGCAGCCGGGTGGTGTAGGAGGTCCAGCCCGGGGCAAGGGTGTCGGTGCCCACGCGGGTGCCGTTGATCTCGGCCTCGTAGAGCCCGTGGGCGCTGGCGTAGAGCCGGGCACTGGCGATCTCGCCGTCGAGGTCGAACTCCCGGCGCACCAGCGAGGGGCGGCGGGAGTCGGAGTCGCGGTGCTCGAGCGAGCGAGCCCCGACGGGCCGGGCCCGCCAGTCCTGTGGCGTGAGCAATCCCGCCTCGAGCGTGCTGGGCTCGGAGGGCTCCGACCAGGTGCCGTCCTCACCGCACACCTGCACCCGGACGGTGGCGCTCTCCCGGGATGTCAGCGGTTCCCCCGGCCACGGCACCAGGATCTGCTCGGCGGAGGCGACCTCGGTGACCTGCTCGGCCCCGCCGCGCTCGATCAGCAGGCGGTAGGCGCGCTGCTGCCACCCCGGGTCCGCATGCCGCAGCGTCCACGAGAGGCGCGGCCGCGCCTCGCCGATGCCCAGCGGCTGGCGGTGATGCTCGATCATGGGGGCGTCGGCGATGACGCTCATAGGAACCACCTTTGCTTCGAAACGTTTCAGTCCTACTGTAGTTGACGCTAGATTGGTGGTGAAACGATGTACTGCACGTTTCACCCACCGATCGAGGCCAGGATCCGTCCCGCACCGGGACACCGACGAGGAGGTCGCTGATGGCGCAGCGGACAGCGCACGTGCACGAGCCCTACGAGATCGAGCTCACCGGGCCCCGGACCCCGATCCGGGCCGATCAGGTCCCGCTCCGGGCCGAGTTCACGCACGAGTCCGGCCAGGCCATGACCGTGCTGGGCTTCTGGGACGGCGAGCGCCGCTACCTCGCCCGCCTCGCTCCCCCGCTCGCGGGAACCTGGACATGGCGCACCACCAGCGCCGCACCCGAGCTGGACGCCCGGACCGGCGAGTTCACCGCCGAACCGGCGCCTTCCACCGGCACCCACGGGATCGTCCGCGTCGCCGAGCGCTTCCACTTCGCGCACGCCGACGGCACCCCGTTCCGCCCGGTCGGAGCCACGGTCTACAACTGGATCCACCAGGACGAGGAGCTGCGCAGCCAGACGGTGGACTCCCTCTCCGAGGCGGGCCTGAACAAGCTCCGGTTCATGGTCTTCCCGCAGGCCGGTGGCTACGTCGAGCACTTTCCCGAGCTGATGCCGTTCGAGAAGACCGCGGACGGCTGGGACGTGGGCCGCCCGGTGATCGAGTTCTTCCGCCGCCTGGACTCCCTCGTCGCCGACCTCGGCGCCCACGGCATCGAGGCCGACGTGCTCATCTTCGACGCCTACGACCGCGGCGTGTTCGGCCTCAACGACCTCACCGAGGACCAGGACGCCGCCTACCTGCGCTACCTGGTGGCCCGGCTCGGCGCCTACCCCAACGTGTGGTGGTCGCTGTGCAACGAGTTCGACCAGATGACCGACCGTCCCACCGAGCGCTGGACGCGCGCCGGTGAGCTGCTCGCCGAGATCGACGCCCACGAGCACCTGCGCTCGATCCACAACTGGGTCGAGCTCTACGACTACAACCAGCCCTGGGTCACCCACGCCTCCATCCAGAACGGGTTCGCCACCGAGACGTTCGGCCGCGCGAGCCTGTACCGCGACGTCTACCGCAAGCCGGTCGTGCTGGACGAGATCAAGTACGAGGGCGACACCGAACGCTGGGGACGCCTGAGCGCCGAGGAACTGGTGGACCGGTTCTGGATCACCACCAGCTCGGGCTGCTACGCCTCCCACGGGGAGAGCTTCGTCACCGAGTCCGCCAGCCTGCACATCGTCGAGGGCGGCCGGCTGCGCGGGCGGAGCCCGGCCCGGCTGGGCTTCCTGCGGCAGGTGCTCGATGGGCTGAAGGTCCCCGGCCTGGACCCGATCGACAAGTGGGACGACCCGGCCTGCGTGGTGGGCAGGCCCCGCGAGCAGTACCTGGTCTACCTCGGCCGCGAGGCTCCCGCCGAGTGGACGTTCCGTCTCCCGCAGGGCCACGACGGCGACCGGCTCGAGGTCGGCGACGCCTTCGAGATCCAGATCATCGACACCTGGAACATGACCATCGCGACCGCCCCCGAGCAGTTCGTGCTCACCGACGTCCAGCGCAACGACGCCTACGCCACCGGCAACAACCCGCTGGCCCTCCCCGCGGGCGAGGCCATCGCGCTGCTGATCACCCGCGCATGAGCACCGAACGCTACTGGGAGTCCCACGCCCCGGGCGAGGGCCGCCGTCGCCCCCGGGCCGAGGCGGCCACGGACGTCCGCACCCTCTCCCTGAACGGCACCTGGCGGTTCCGGCTGTGCCCGACGGCGGCCGGTACCGGAGCCGCGTTCCTCGCCGCGGACTTCGACGACACCGCCTGGGACGAGATCCGCGTGCCCTCGCACTGGGTGCTGGAGGACGTGACCCCGCTGGCGGGCGGGGAGCCGCGCTCGCTGCGCGGTAGCGCCGAGGGGCCGCTGTACACGAACACCGCGTTCCCGATCCCGATCGACCCGCCACGGGTGCCCACCGAGAACCCGACCGGGGACTACCGGCTGGTCTTCGACGCCCCGGCGGACTGGGGCACCTCGATCCTGCGGCTGCGCGGCGCGGACTCCTGCGCGAAGGTGTGGCTGAACGGCGTCGAGCTGGGCTGGTCCACCGGCAGCCGGCTGCCGGTGGAGTACGACGCCCCGGTGCGCCCGGGCCGCAACGTGCTGTGCGTGCGGGTGCACCGCTGGTCGGCCGGCACCTACCTGGAGGACCAGGACATGTGGTGGCTGCCCGGGATCTTCCGGGACGTCGACATGATCGAGCGGCCCACCGCCGCGATCGAGGACCATCACGTCCACGCCGACTACGACCACCGCACCGGTCTGGGCACGCTCCGGGTGGACGCCGAGGTGGCCGACGGGTCACCGGCCCGCGTGCGCATCCCCGAGCTCGGGATCGACATCGACGCCGGGGAAGAGATCACCGCCGAGGTCACCCCGTGGAGCGCCGACCACCCGCGGCTGTACCGCGGCACCCTCACGACGGCGGAGGAGACCATCGAGCTGGCGATCGGTTTCCGCCGGGTCGAGATCTCGGGCGGCGTGCTGCTCGCCAACGGCACACCGTTGCGCTTCCACGGCGTGAACCGGCACGAGCACGACCCGGTGACCGGCCGCACCCAGGACCGGGCCACGATGATCCGCGACATCGAGATGATGAAGCAGGCCAACATCGACGCCGTCCGCACCAGCCACTACCCCCCGCACCCGGACTTCCTGAGCCTGTGCGACGAGTACGGGCTCTGGGTGGTCGAGGAGTGCGACCTGGAGACCCACGGCTTCATCTACGCCGGCTGGGAGAAGAACCCGCCCGACGATCCTGCCTGGTTCCCCGCGCTGCAGGACCGGATCGAGCGGATGGTCGAGCCGGACAAGAACCACCCGAGCGTGGTGATCTGGTCGATGGCGAACGAGAGCTGGACCGGCGCCGGCTTCGACCTGCTCGAGCAGTGGATCCGCGAGCGTGACCCCTCCCGGCCCGTGCTCTACGAACGCGACCCCTCGTACCGCAACTCCGACTTCTACTCCTGCATGTACCCCGAGCTGGACGCCCTGGAGGCGATCGGACGGCGGGAGGAGACCCGGCCCGAGAACGTCACCGACGCCGAGGATGCCCGCCGCCGCACCCTGCCCTTCCTGCTGGTGGAGTACGCCCACGCCATGGGCAACGGCCCCGGTTCGCTGCAGGACTACCAGCGCATCCTGGAGAGCTCGGACCGCTTCTGCGGCGGCTTCGTCTGGGAGTGGATCGACCACGGTTTCGATGCCCGCACCACCGACGGCACACCCTTCACCCTGCACGGCGGGGCGGTCGACTTCCGGCCCACCGGCGGGCGCTTCTGCCTGGACGGTCTCGTCTTCGCCGACCGCACCCCCAGCCCGGGCCTGACCGAGCTGGCGAAGGCGTATGCGCCGGTGCGGATCGCGATCGGGGACGCGATCGCGGTGACCAACCGCCGCCACACCACCGACACCAGCGACCTGCAGTGGAGCTGGGAGGCGCTCGTGGACGGCCGGAAGGTCGCCGAGGGCGCCCTCGAGATCCCGCCGGTCCCCGCCGGGGGCAGCGGTGAGGTGCCCCTGCCCGCACTGACCCTGCCCGGCGACGGCGAAGCCCACCTGACCGTCGAGGCACGCCTCGCGCAGGACACCCCCTGGGCCCCGGCGGGCCACGTGGTGGCCTGGAGCCAGCACCAGCTGCGCCCGGCTCCCGCCCTCGCACGCCCCGCGGGCGGTGAGGACGCTGCGACAGCGCAGCGGACGCCGTCGGGACTCGTGCTCGGCCCGGCCACCTTCGATGCCGACACCGGGCGCCTGGTGCGCCTGGGCGACCTGGAGCTGGAGGGGCCGTGGCTGGACGTGCACCGCGCCCCCACCGAGAACGACCGGGGCCAGGGCGGCCGCAACGACCTCTCGGCGGCGTGGGCCGCCGTCGGGATGGACCGGATGCTGGACCGGACGCTGGAGGTACGGGCCGATGGCGACCGGGTGCGCGTCACCGGCCGGGTGGCCGCCGCCACCCATCCGCACGCGCTGGAGTACGCGCTGGACTGGCACCTGCAGGAGGACCTGCTGTGGCTGGACGTGCACGTGGACTTCACCGGCCCCTGGGAGAAGACCCCGCTGAAGGGGTTGGAGATCGTGCTGCCCCGGCTGGGACTGCTGTTCGGCCTGCCCCGGGAGTACGCGCGGGCGGACTGGTTCGGGCGCGGCCCCGGGGAGACCTATGCCGACTCCTTCGCCGGCTCCCGTCTCGGCCGCTGGTCGGCCGCGATCGACGACCTGCAGACCCCGTACCCGGTACCACAGGAGAACGGCAACCACGTGCACACCCGGGAGCTGACCCTGTCCGGACCCGGGCTGGCGGACCTGCGCGCGGTGGGTGACCCGGTGTTCGACTTCACTGCGCGGCGCTGGACGTCCAAGGACCTGCAGGTGGCGCGCTTCCCGCACGAGCTGCGCGACTCCGGGCGGGTGTGGCTCAACGTGGACCACGGGCAGCTGGGCGTCGGCTCGGCCTCGGTGGGGACCAGGCTTCCGGACCGGTACCGGCTTCCGCGGACCAGCACGTCCTGGCGGATCGGGCTCGGTCTGGGCTGAGCCGCGGTGGCATCGGATGCATAATCATGCATGGTTGATTCTGTAGTTACCATCGGCTACGCTCACTCCGAGTCACACAGCAGGCCGCGCCGAGACGCGGCCCCCGTCAAGGAGGACGCATGAACATCCGCACCCGGCGCCGTACCGTCGCCGTCGCCAGCACCCTGCTCGTCTCGTCGCTGACCCTCGCCGCCTGCTCCGGCGGCGACGACAGCGGCTCCGGATCCGACGGCGGGTCCGACAACGGCTCCGACGCCGGCACCAGCATCGGGACCGACGCCGACAGCTTCGAGGTCCTGACCGCCAACGAGAACCCCACCCTGCGTGAGCAGCTGGACGCCCTCGCGGCGAACCAGTGCTCGGCCGAGAACGAGGCGCTCCCGCTGGAGCACCGCACCATCGCCCAGGGCGACACGGTGCAGCAGATCACCTTGCTTGCCAGCCAGGGCGCACTGCCCTCGCACTTCATCGCCGGCACCGACCAGGTCCGGCCCACCGGTGACCTCGGCGGCGGTGACCTCGTGCTCGACTACGAGGAGGCGTTCACCGAGGCCGGTGTGTGGGAGAACATCCTGCCGGCCGCCTCCTCGACCGTGGAGTCGGTCTACGGCCAGATGGTCTCGCTGCCGTACCAGTACAACCTCGAGGGCTTCTGGTACAACAAGGAGATCCTCGCCGAGCTCGGGCTCGAGGAGCCGCAGAGCTATGACGAGCTGGTCGACGCGGCGGATGCTGCGGCCGAGGCCGGCTACATCCCGATCGCCCAGTCCGGTGCGGACGGATGGCCGCTGACCCGCCTCATGGGCCTGTACATCTTCCGCAACGTCGGCCCCGAGGCCATGGCGGCCGTGCGCGACGGCGAGGCCAGCCTGACCGACCCCGAGTACGTGGCCGGCGCCCAGGCGCTGCAGGACCTGGCCCTGAACGGCGCACTCGGTGACGGCTTCATCTCCCGCACCGGCGACCAGGCCACCGCGGCCCTGCTGAGCGGGCAGGCCCTGATGAAGTACGACGGCACCTGGCTGCTCAGCGCTGTCAACGACGCCGAGCGCAACGAGGTCGGCGAGGACAACATCGGCTTCATGCCCTTCCCGGACGTCTCAGGCGGCCAGGGCTCGGCCGACCAGTACCCCGCCAACGCCGGCGCCGCGATGGCCATCAATCCCGAGACCTACGGTCCCCTGACGGCCGACTGGTTCGCCTGCATCGCCGAGAACTACGGCGAGCAGGCCCTCAACGAGGCCGGCGTGCTTTCCGGCTTCGCGATCAACGGCGAGGTCGGCGACATCCCGCCGGCCACCGCCGACATCCAGGAGCGGATCTCCTCCATCGACGAGACCGTGCTGTGGTTCGAGGCGCTGCTCGACTCCGAGAGCAACTCGCTGGCCTCCACGAACGTCTCCCTGCTCACCAACGGGGACATGACCGCCGAGGAGTACATGAGCCAGCTGCAGGAAAGCATCGACTCCAACCGCTGACGCGAGCTCGCCGGCCCCGCCCCCGGGTGGGGCCGGCGAGGTCTGCACGAAAGGATCACGCGATGTCGCGCGTCTTCGGGGACAGAAAGACCATCCTCATCCTGCTCCTGCCCACCCTCACGATCTACGTGATGCTCAAGGTCATCCCGGTCGCCTGGTCGCTGGGACTGTCCTTCTTCCAGGGCAACACCCTGCGCGGGTTCGAGTTCGTCGGGATCGAGAACTTCCAGACGTTCCTCTCCGATGACGCCGCACTGAACTCGGTGTGGGTCAGCGTCTTCTTCGCGGTGGTCGTCACCGCCGCCCAGGTCACCTTCGGGTACCTGCTCGCCCTGCTGTACGTGTTCGTGCT
Above is a window of Ruania suaedae DNA encoding:
- a CDS encoding ABC transporter substrate-binding protein codes for the protein MNIRTRRRTVAVASTLLVSSLTLAACSGGDDSGSGSDGGSDNGSDAGTSIGTDADSFEVLTANENPTLREQLDALAANQCSAENEALPLEHRTIAQGDTVQQITLLASQGALPSHFIAGTDQVRPTGDLGGGDLVLDYEEAFTEAGVWENILPAASSTVESVYGQMVSLPYQYNLEGFWYNKEILAELGLEEPQSYDELVDAADAAAEAGYIPIAQSGADGWPLTRLMGLYIFRNVGPEAMAAVRDGEASLTDPEYVAGAQALQDLALNGALGDGFISRTGDQATAALLSGQALMKYDGTWLLSAVNDAERNEVGEDNIGFMPFPDVSGGQGSADQYPANAGAAMAINPETYGPLTADWFACIAENYGEQALNEAGVLSGFAINGEVGDIPPATADIQERISSIDETVLWFEALLDSESNSLASTNVSLLTNGDMTAEEYMSQLQESIDSNR